The Chlorocebus sabaeus isolate Y175 chromosome 18, mChlSab1.0.hap1, whole genome shotgun sequence genome window below encodes:
- the RPL17 gene encoding large ribosomal subunit protein uL22, producing the protein MVRYSLDPENPTKSCKSRGSNLRVHFKNTRETAQAIKGMHIRKATKYLKDVTLQKQCVPFRRYNGGVGRCAQAKQWGWTQGRWPKKSAEFLLHMLKNAESNAELKGLDVDSLVIEHIQVNKAPKMRRRTYRAHGRINPYMSSPCHIEMILTEKEQIVPKPEEEVAQKKKISQKKLKKQKLMARE; encoded by the exons ATGGTTCGCTATTCACTTGACCCGGAGAACCCCACGAAAT catGCAAATCAAGAGGTTCCAATCTTCGTGTTCACTTTAAG AACACTCGTGAAACTGCCCAGGCCATCAAGGGTATGCATATTCGAAAAGCCACGAAGTATCTGAAAGATGTCACTTTACAGAAACAGTGCGTACCATTCCGACGTTACAATGGTGGAGTTGGCAGGTGTGCCCAG GCCAAGCAGTGGGGCTGGACACAAGGTCGGTGGCCCAAAAAGAGTGCTGAATTTTTGCTGCACATGCTTAAAAATGCAGAGAGTAATGCTGAACTTAAG GGTTTAGATGTAGATTCTCTGGTCATCGAGCATATCCAAGTGAACAAAGCACCTAAGATGCGCCGACGAACCTACAGAGCTCATGGTCGGATTAACCCATACATGAGCTCTCCCTGCCACATTGAGATGATCCTTACTGAAAAGGAACAGATTGTTCCTAAACCAGAAGAGGAAGTTGCCCAGAAGAAAAAG atatcccagaagaaactgaagaaacaaaaacttatgGCACGGGAGTAA